Genomic window (Streptomyces sp. SLBN-31):
GCTGCTGTGGATCGCGGGGCTGTCGGTGCCGACGGCGCTGGTACTGCGGGCCTGGGGGCGCCGGGAGAGGAGAGCGCGGAGCGAGCGGGCCGTGGAACCGGCGACGCGGGCGGCGGAAGGCGGGCGCCGGTTCTCCAGTCCCTGGTGCGCCGTGGGGGCGTGGCTCGGTTTCCAGAAGGTGGGCGAAGCCGGGGGAGGCGGGACCGGGACGGCCACCGGCACCCCGCTCATGCCGTACGGCGGGGCCTACGACCAGGACGACGACGTCTACCGCCCGCTGCTCGCGCAGCGCGACACGCCCTTCGAGCCGTACGACCCGCTGCCCGCCGAACCGCCACGACCGCAGCAGCCGCCGTCGCGGCCGCCGCACTCACCGTGGTGGCCCGACGACGCCGACGGGGAGGATCCCCCGGGGCCCTGAACCCGGCCGGTTCAGCCGTTCGTCCCCAGCAGCCCCCGCAGCTCCGTCGGCAGAAGGTGGCTGCAGGACTGCTTGGCCTCGTTGGTGAGGGCGTCGTTCGTGCAGGTGTAATAGTCGCGGTAGACCAGCTGGGCCGTGAACGTCGCGGCCACCAGGGCGAGCGCCAGCGAGGCCGTGACCAGGCCGCTCACCGCCGCCGTCGTCTGCGGACGGTAGCCGGCGTCGGCGGTCGGGGCGTTGTTGTTGTCGCCGGGACGGGTCTTGGCGCGCAGGGCGCTGCCACCCCAGTACAGGGCGAGCGCGCCGAGCAGCAGGGACACGTACGGCCAGCTGAAGAGGGCGAAGAAGAAGGCCCACATGCCGCACAGGAGGGAGTAGCGGGCACGGCGCTGCACCGGGTCGGTCGGGTCCCAGCGCATGCCCGCGCCGCCGGGCGCGGGACCTCCACCGGGACCCTCGGGGCCGGAGGCCGGGCCGCCGGGGCGCTCGCCGAAACCGCCGGAGGAGCGGCCCGGCTGGCGGTCGCTCCACTGGCTGCCCCAGGAGGAGTGGTCCCCGGAGCCCTCGCCGTCCTCGCCGCCCGCCGGGCGGCGCGGCTGCCACGGCCGGTCGGGCGTGCCCTCCGGCGGAGGGGCGAAGGGGTTGTCGTCCTGGGTGCCGCCCGACTCGTCGTCCTTGCGGTCCGAGGCCGCGTCGGGCGGTGAGGCCGGGCGCTCACGCAGCAACGCGGCGCCGCGCTCCCCTCCCTGGGCCGGGAGCGGGGGGAGCGTGAGGAGTCGCAGACTGCGGTCCGACATCAAGAGAGCGTCTTCCCCTTGGTGAACGTGTTCGTGAACCTGGCGAACTTGCTGGGTACGGCTGGTCCTGCGGGAGCCTTCACACGGTCAACGCACCGCACGACAGGCGCGTTCCCGAACCGGCTCCTCCCAGACGCTACCTTCCGGCCACGCCCCCGTCCCGTGGGGGCCGCCCCGTGTGCCGGTATCGTTGCTGACGGTCGGCCGCTTCGTAGACTTCCCCGTATCCCGGGGCGCGAAGCATTCGTACGAATGTACAAAGCGCCATGTCACCGCGTACGGCGGTCCGGCCACCGAAGAACGCTCCCCCGAGAAAGGGCCCCACCGTGGCCGCCAAGCCCGTGGTCAAGCGCCTCGTCGTGCTGGTCTCCGGATCCGGCACCAACCTGCAGGCACTCCTCGACGAGATCGCGGCCACCGGCACCGAGGCCTACGGGGCGGCGGTCGTGGCCGTCGGCGCGGACCGCGACGGCATCGAGGGGCTCGCCCGCGCCGAGCGGGCCGGGCTGCCCACCTTCGTGTGCAGGGTCAAGGACTACGAGACGCGGGACGAGTGGGACGCCGCCCTCGCCGAGGCCGTGTCCGCGCACGAGCCGGACCTCGTCGTCTCCGCCGGGTTCATGAAGATCGTGGGCAAGGAGTTCCTGGCCCGTTTCGGCGGCCGGTTCGTGAACACGCACCCCGCCCTGCTGCCCAGTTTTCCCGGAGCCCACGGTGTGCGGGACGCGCTCGCGTACGGCGCCAAGGTCACCGGCTGCACCGTCCACTTCGTCGACGACGGCGTCGACACCGGACCGATCATCGCCCAGGGCGTGGTGGAGGTCCGGGACGAGGACGACGAGAGCGCTCTGCACGAGCGCATCAAGGAAGTCGAGCGAAGGCTGCTCGTCGAGGTCGTGGGGCGGCTCGCCCGCAACGGCCACCGCATTGAGGGACGAAAGGTAGTTATCCAGTGACCGCCACCGCCGGGACCAGTAAGCGGCCGATCCGCCGGGCGCTCGTCAGCGTCTACGACAAGACGGGCCTCGAAGACCTCGCGCGCGGCCTGCACGAGGCGGGCGTCGAACTCGTCTCCACCGGGTCCACGGCCGGCCGTATCGCCGCCGCCGGTGTCCCCGTCACCAAGGTCGAGGAGCTGACCGGCTTCCCCGAGTGCCTGGACGGCCGGGTCAAGACGCTGCACCCCAGGGTGCACGCCGGCATCCTCGCTGACCTGCGCCTGGAGAGCCACCGCGAGCAGCTCGCCGAGCTGGGCGTGGAGCCGTTCGACCTGGTCGTCGTCAACCTCTACCCCTTCCGTGAGACCGTCGCCTCCGGCGCCACCCCGGACGAGTGCGTCGAGCAGATCGACATCGGCGGCCCCTCGATGGTCCGCGCCGCCGCCAAGAACCACCCGTCCGTCGCGGTCGTCACCAGCCCCGACCGGTACGCCGACGTCCTGGGGGCCGTCGCCGACGGCGGCTTCGACCTCGCGACCCGCAAGCGCCTGGCGGCGGAGGCCTTCCGGCACACGGCCGAGTACGACATCGCCGTCTCCTCCTGGTTCGCGTCCGCCTACGCGCCCGCCGAGGACGGCTCGCAGTTCCCCGAGTTCATCGCCAGCAGCCTTGAGCGTGCCCACACCCTGCGCTACGGCGAGAACCCGCACCAGCCGGCGGCGCTCTACACCTCCGGCACCGGCGGTCTGGCCGAGGCCGAGCAGCTGCACGGCAAGGAGATGTCGTACAACAACTACACGGACACGGACGCCGCCCGCCGTGCCGCGTACGACCACGACGAGCCGTGCGTCGCGATCATCAAGCACGCCAACCCCTGTGGCATCGCGATCGGTTCGGACGTCGCCGAGGCGCACCGCAAGGCGCACGCCTGCGACCCGCTGTCCGCGTTCGGCGGCGTGATCGCCGTCAACCGGCCGGTGAGCCGGGAGATGGCCGAGCAGGTCGCCGAGATCTTCACCGAGGTCATCGTCGCGCCCGACTACGAGGACGGCGCGCTGGAGGCCCTCGCCAAGAAGAAGAACATCCGCGTCCTGAAGGCCCCGGGCCGTCCCGAGTACCCCGTCGAGGTCAAGCCGATCGACGGCGGCGCCCTCCTGCAGGTCACCGACCGCCTCCAGGCCGACGGCGACGACCCGGCCAACTGGACGCTGGCGACGGGCGAGGCGCTGTCCGCGGACGAGCTCTCCGAGCTCGCCTTCGCCTGGAAGGCCTGCCGCGCCGTCAAGTCCAACGCGATCCTGCTCGCCAAGGACGGCGCCTCGGTCGGCGTCGGCATGGGCCAGGTCAACCGCGTCGACTCCGCGAAGCTGGCCGTCGAGCGGGCCGGCGAGGAGCGCGCCCGCGGCTCCTACGCCGCCTCGGACGCGTTCTTCCCCTTCCCCGACGGCCTGGAGATCCTCACCGCCGCCGGCGTCAAGGCCGTCGTCCAGCCGGGCGGTTCGGTCCGCGACGAACTGGTCGTGGAGGCCGCGAAGAAGGCGGGCGTGACGATGTACTTCACCGGGACGCGGCACTTCTTCCACTGACCCGGAAACGCGAACGCGGCCTCCGGCCCTCCCCGAGGAGGCCGGAGGCCGCGTCCGTTTCGCGGGCGGTCGTCTCAGTTCTGGATGACCATCGTGCTCGCGGCCTTGTCGTGCCAGCCCTGCTGGCGGCCCGACTTGTCCCAGAACGGGGACAGGTAGACCAGCAACTGGCCGATACCGCACAGGAAACCGCCGACGAGCGGGATGATCCAGCGGATGAACGCCGAGCCCAGGCCGGGCTTCTGGCCGGTGTCGGCCTTCACCACGCGGATGCCGACGGCCATCTTGCCCAGGGTCGCGCCGACCAGGCCGGTCATCAGCCACTCGTAGAGCAGGCCGAAGAGGGCGAGGATGCCGATGACGGCGAAGACCTTGGCGCCCATCGACGAGCCGGCGTCGTTGATGCAGGTGTCGTAGTCGGTGGAGTTCGGGTCGCAGTTCTGGGCGGAGCTGATGGAGCCCGCGACACCGGCGAACAGCAGGACGACGTAGACGACCGTGTAGATGATGCCGTCGATCAGGCGGGCGCCGAAGCGGCGGCCCATCGAGGCGAGGTTCGGCACGGGGCCGCCGGGGTAACCGGGCTGCTGCGGGTAGCCGTAGCCCTGCTGGGGGTAGCCCGGCTGCTGCGGGTAGCCGTACCCCTGCTGTGGCGGCACGCCCGGCGGGGGCTGCTGCGGGTAGCCGTATCCGGGCTGTCCCGGCTGACCGGCCGGGGGCTGCTGCGGGTAGCCGTAACCCTGCTGCGGGTTCTGCGGGTTCTGCGGCTGACCGTAGGGATTGTTGGGCGAGCCGAAACTCATGGCCGGTTTTCCTCCGTTGCACAAGCGGGGACGATGCGGATTGCGCGGAGGAATAACACGATGTGAGCGGTTTGCCCCCCGAACACGAACCGCGATACTGCGCCGTTCATCGTTCTTCACCCCCGACTGGCTTGTCCAGTGGCATTTCGCATGTGTTGTGCAAGTGCAATGTGGCTGATCATGGCCGTTCGCCGAGACGGCACCCGGATTGGAACCGGGGGGCGGTCATCCGCGAGGATGGGACCATGACCGCCCAGATTCTCGATGGCAAGGCCACCGCAGCCGCGATCAAGTCCGACCTGACCGCCCGCGTGGCGGCGCTGAGGGAGAGGGGCGTCACGCCCGGCCTCGGCACGATCCTGGTCGGGGACGACCCCGGCTCCCAGAAGTACGTCGCGGGCAAGCACCGCGACTGCGCCGAGGTGGGCATCGCCTCCATCCAGCGCGAACTGCCCGCCACGGCCACGCAGGAGGAGATCGAGGCGGTCGTCCGGGAGCTCAACGAGGACCCGGCGTGCACCGGTTACATCGTCCAGCTGCCGCTGCCCAAGGGCATCGACGAGAACCGCATCCTGGAACTGATGGACCCGGACAAGGACGCCGACGGCCTGCACCCGATGAACCTCGGCCGGCTGGTGCTCAACGAGCCTGCGCCGCTGCCCTGCACCCCCAACGGTGTCCTGACCCTCCTCCGTCGGTACGGCGTGGAGATCAAGGGCGCCGAGGTCGTGGTCGTCGGCCGCGGTGTCACCATCGGCCGCCCGATGCCGCTGCTGCTGACCCGGCGCAGCGAGAACGCGACCGTGACCCAGTGCCACACCGGCACCCGCGACCTCTCGGCGCACCTGAAGAACGCCGACATCATCATCGCCGCCGCCGGTTCCGCCCACCTGATCCGGCCCGAGGACGTCAAGCCGGGCGCGGCCGTCCTCGACGTCGGCGTCTCGCGCAGCGCCGAGGGCAAGATCGTCGGCGATGTCCACCCCGGGGTCGCCGAGGTGGCCGGCTGGATCTCGCCGAACCCCGGCGGCGTCGGCCCGATGACCCGCGCCCAGCTGCTCGTCAACGTGGTCGAGGCGGCGGAGCGCAGTGTCGGCTGAGGCGAAGCGCCCCGAGGGCGACACGGGTACCGGGGCGGGCGACACCGGTACCGGCGTGGCGGGCGCCGAGCGCCCGGCGGTGGACCTGCGCCGCCCGGCACCTCGGGGCCGTGCGACGACGGGCCCGGAGCACGAGGTCAAGCACCCCGAGGAGCAGGCCGAGGAGACCGTCCGGGACGCGATCAGCGCGCCCGACGCGCAGGGCGTGCCGCGCCGGGTGACGCGCCGCTTCCCGCTGTTCACGCGGGACACCGCGCGCCCCGAGGGCGGCGGCCGGGCCGCTCCCGGCGACGCCCCGGCGCCCGCCCGGCAGTGGCCGATCCTCGCCGTCCTCGGCCTGGTCGCCGTCGGCCTGCTGCTGACCGCGCTGGACGTCTTCCGGGTCGG
Coding sequences:
- the purN gene encoding phosphoribosylglycinamide formyltransferase, giving the protein MAAKPVVKRLVVLVSGSGTNLQALLDEIAATGTEAYGAAVVAVGADRDGIEGLARAERAGLPTFVCRVKDYETRDEWDAALAEAVSAHEPDLVVSAGFMKIVGKEFLARFGGRFVNTHPALLPSFPGAHGVRDALAYGAKVTGCTVHFVDDGVDTGPIIAQGVVEVRDEDDESALHERIKEVERRLLVEVVGRLARNGHRIEGRKVVIQ
- the purH gene encoding bifunctional phosphoribosylaminoimidazolecarboxamide formyltransferase/IMP cyclohydrolase, coding for MTATAGTSKRPIRRALVSVYDKTGLEDLARGLHEAGVELVSTGSTAGRIAAAGVPVTKVEELTGFPECLDGRVKTLHPRVHAGILADLRLESHREQLAELGVEPFDLVVVNLYPFRETVASGATPDECVEQIDIGGPSMVRAAAKNHPSVAVVTSPDRYADVLGAVADGGFDLATRKRLAAEAFRHTAEYDIAVSSWFASAYAPAEDGSQFPEFIASSLERAHTLRYGENPHQPAALYTSGTGGLAEAEQLHGKEMSYNNYTDTDAARRAAYDHDEPCVAIIKHANPCGIAIGSDVAEAHRKAHACDPLSAFGGVIAVNRPVSREMAEQVAEIFTEVIVAPDYEDGALEALAKKKNIRVLKAPGRPEYPVEVKPIDGGALLQVTDRLQADGDDPANWTLATGEALSADELSELAFAWKACRAVKSNAILLAKDGASVGVGMGQVNRVDSAKLAVERAGEERARGSYAASDAFFPFPDGLEILTAAGVKAVVQPGGSVRDELVVEAAKKAGVTMYFTGTRHFFH
- a CDS encoding RDD family protein, which encodes MSFGSPNNPYGQPQNPQNPQQGYGYPQQPPAGQPGQPGYGYPQQPPPGVPPQQGYGYPQQPGYPQQGYGYPQQPGYPGGPVPNLASMGRRFGARLIDGIIYTVVYVVLLFAGVAGSISSAQNCDPNSTDYDTCINDAGSSMGAKVFAVIGILALFGLLYEWLMTGLVGATLGKMAVGIRVVKADTGQKPGLGSAFIRWIIPLVGGFLCGIGQLLVYLSPFWDKSGRQQGWHDKAASTMVIQN
- a CDS encoding bifunctional methylenetetrahydrofolate dehydrogenase/methenyltetrahydrofolate cyclohydrolase — translated: MTAQILDGKATAAAIKSDLTARVAALRERGVTPGLGTILVGDDPGSQKYVAGKHRDCAEVGIASIQRELPATATQEEIEAVVRELNEDPACTGYIVQLPLPKGIDENRILELMDPDKDADGLHPMNLGRLVLNEPAPLPCTPNGVLTLLRRYGVEIKGAEVVVVGRGVTIGRPMPLLLTRRSENATVTQCHTGTRDLSAHLKNADIIIAAAGSAHLIRPEDVKPGAAVLDVGVSRSAEGKIVGDVHPGVAEVAGWISPNPGGVGPMTRAQLLVNVVEAAERSVG